Proteins from one Podarcis raffonei isolate rPodRaf1 chromosome 1, rPodRaf1.pri, whole genome shotgun sequence genomic window:
- the NKX2-1 gene encoding homeobox protein Nkx-2.1 codes for MSMSPKHTTPFSVSDILSPLEESYKKVAMEGSNLGAPLAAYRQSQVAQPAMQQHPMGHNGTVTAAYHMTAAGVPQLSHTAMGGYCNGNMGDLPPYQDTMRNSASATGWYGANPDPRFSTISRFMGPSSGMNMGGMGSLSSLGDVSKSMAPLQSTPRRKRRVLFSQAQVYELERRFKQQKYLSAPEREHLASMIHLTPTQVKIWFQNHRYKMKRQAKDKAAQQQMQQDGASCQQQQQQQQHSPRRVAVPVLVKDGKPCQAGSNTPTAAAALQGHHQQQAAATAITVASNGASLGQHQSHQASSAGQSPDLGQHAGSSPSSLQSQVSALSHLNSSSSDYGTAMSCSTLLYGRTW; via the exons ATGTCGATGAGCCCAAAGCATACGACTCCTTTCTCAGTGTCTGACatcttgagccccttggaggaaagCTACAAGAAAGTGGCCATGGAGGGGAGTAACTTGGGCGCTCCTCTGGCAGCTTACAGGCAGTCGCAGGTGGCGCAGCCGGCCATGCAGCAGCACCCCATGGGCCACAACGGGACGGTCACCGCTGCCTACCACATGACAGCCGCCGGGGTCCCTCAGCTCTCGCACACCGCCATGGGGGGCTACTGCAATGGCAACATGGGAGACCTTCCACCTTACCAGGACACCATGAGGAACAGCGCTTCCGCCACCGGCTGGTACGGGGCGAATCCGGACCCCCGCTTCTCCACAA tcTCTCGCTTCATGGGCCCGTCGTCGGGGATGAACATGGGCGGCATGGGCAGCCTGAGCTCTCTGGGCGACGTGAGCAAGAGCATGGCCCCGCTGCAGAGCACGCCCCGTCGGAAGCGCCGCGTGCTCTTCTCGCAGGCGCAGGTGTACGAGCTGGAGAGGCGCTTCAAGCAGCAGAAGTACCTGTCGGCGCCCGAGCGGGAGCACCTGGCTAGCATGATCCACCTGACGCCCACGCAGGTCAAGATCTGGTTCCAGAACCACCGCTATAAGATGAAGCGGCAGGCCAAGGACAAGGCGGCGCAGCAACAGATGCAGCAGGACGGCGCCtcttgccagcagcagcagcagcaacagcagcactcgCCCCGACGGGTGGCCGTCCCGGTCCTGGTCAAGGACGGCAAGCCCTGTCAGGCGGGCTCCAACACGCCCACGGCAGCGGCGGCGCTCCAgggccaccaccagcagcaggctGCGGCCACCGCCATCACCGTGGCCTCCAACGGCGCCAGCCTGGGACAGCACCAGAGCCACCAAGCCAGCAGTGCCGGCCAGTCGCCAGACTTGGGCCAGCACGCGGGAAGCAGCCCCTCGTCCCTCCAGAGCCAGGTGTCGGCTCTGTCCCACCTGAACTCGTCCAGCTCGGACTATGGGACGGCCATGTCTTGCTCCACCTTGCTATATGGGAGGACCTGGTGA